In Monodelphis domestica isolate mMonDom1 chromosome 4, mMonDom1.pri, whole genome shotgun sequence, one DNA window encodes the following:
- the monDomV1R1292 gene encoding vomeronasal 1 receptor monDomV1R1292 (The RefSeq protein has 7 substitutions compared to this genomic sequence) — protein MIHMDMLLRIAFFSQTVIGLQGNFFLIFLFTFMFFTGQRLRSIDLILAQLALANSLVLLFKAFPQGLAALGMKNFLDDIGCKIVFYLHRVARGLSLSMTCILSGLQAIIISPNNTMWIVLKARVPKYIISSSVLSWIFHMLQNIIVLENLQGPRGTRNISGTKEHGYCSINVANDISASIHAIVFSFPDAVLMAFISFTSGYKIYLLQKHHKRVQQMHTVHFATQAFPEARATKMILLLVSIFVTFYLLNAIMTAYMHSMTLRPWMLHSSAFMSSFFPMVSPFVLISSDSQIRRYYNAVHGRRSPHTETYLDLNIFSCFGQRDKSHWKAYI, from the coding sequence ATGATTCATATGGACATGCTCCTGAGAATTGCCTTCTTCTCACAGACAGTAATTGGGCTGCAGGGAAACTTCTTCCTAATTTTTCTCTTCACTTTCATGTTCTTCACTGGCCAGAGGCTGAGATCCATAGACCTGATTCTCGCCCAGTTGGCTTTGGCCAACTCCTTGGTGCTCCTCTTCAAAGCCTTACCTCAGGGATTGGCAGCTTTGGGAATGAAGAATTTTTTGGATGACATTGGCTGTAAAATTGTCTTCTACCTACACAGAGTAGCTCGGGGGCTTTCCCTCAGCATGACCTGCATCCTGAGTGGTTTACAAGCCATCATCATAAGTCCCAACAATACCATGTGGATCGCCCTTAAAGCCAGAGTCCCAAAATACATTATCCCCTCTAGTGTCCTCTCCTGGATTTTCCACATGCTACAAAATATCATTGTTCTTGAGAATCTTCAAGGACCAAGGGGCACCAGAAACATCTCAGGGACAAAGGAATATGGCTATTGCTCTATTAATGTTGCTAATGATATCAATGCCTCAATCCATGCAATTGTATTCTCCTTCCCTGATGCTGTGCTTATGGCATTCATTAGCTTTACcagtggctacaagatttatctCCTACAGAAGCACCACAAGAGAGTCCAGCAGATGCACAGTGTCCACTTCGCCACTCAAGCCTTCCCTGAGGCCAGAGCCACCAAAATGATCCTACTGCTGGTGAGCATCTTTGTCACATTTTACTTACTCAATGCCATCATGACAGCATATATGCATTCAATGACACTCAGACCCTGGATGCTGCATAGCTCTGCCTTTATGTCTTCCTTTTTCCCCATGGTTAGCCCTTTTGTACTCATTAGCAGTGACTCACAAATCCGGAGGTACTACAATGCTGTCCATGGTAGAAGAAGTCCACATACTGAAACATATCTAGATCTTAATATCTTTTCATGCTTTGGTCAAAGAGATAAAAGTCACTGGAAGGCCTTCATCTAG